Proteins from a genomic interval of Medicago truncatula cultivar Jemalong A17 chromosome 3, MtrunA17r5.0-ANR, whole genome shotgun sequence:
- the LOC25489885 gene encoding patellin-3 translates to MAEESPKIATTQETVPLAEEQVVVTQKTESPVPADKESDQPKPNPEPVENNTTETEEVSKPSGDDKIPESGSFKEESTIVGELPEAEKKALAELKQLIQEALNKHEFSAPASTTPSPVKEQKPEPTPEAPAEETNKKDEQVSETESVVAVTTADDDVSTTPPPPPTEAEAEAEQPKEEVEKKETEVAASSVDEDGAKTVEAIEESVVAVASSVPEEPKVVEASSPEQQQPEEVSIWGIPLLADDRTDVILLKFLRARDFKVKEAFTMIKNTIRWRKEFKIEELLLDENLGDEYLEKTVYMHGYDKEGHPVCYNIYGEFDNKEVYKKTFSDEEKRERFLKWRILVLEKSIRKLDFTPGGICTIVQVNDLKNSPGPTKWELRQATKQALQLLQDNYPEFVAKQVFINVPWWYLAVNRMISPFLTQRTKSKFVFAGPSKSAETLLSYIAPEQLSVKYGGLSKDGEFGITDAVTEITVRPAAKHIVEFPVTENCLLSWELRVIGWDISYGAEFVPSSEGSYTVIIQKTRKIASSEEPVLCNNYKIGEPGKVVLTIDNSSSKKKKLLYRLKTKPSTSD, encoded by the exons ATGGCAGAGGAATCTCCAAAGATAGCCACAACTCAAGAGACAGTGCCTCTTGCTGAGGAGCAAGTGGTGGTCACTCAAAAAACAGAATCCCCTGTTCCAGCTGACAAAGAATCTGATCAGCCCAAGCCCAACCCAGAGCCCGTTGAAAACAACACTACTGAGACGGAGGAGGTATCAAAGCCCAGTGGTGATGACAAAATTCCAGAGTCTGGTTCTTTCAAAGAAGAGAGTACTATTGTTGGTGAGCTACCTGAAGCTGAGAAGAAAGCACTTGCAGAGCTGAAACAGCTTATTCAAGAAGCACTTAACAAACATGAATTCTCTGCACCAGCTTCAACTACTCCAAGCCCAGTTAAAGAACAAAAGCCCGAGCCCACACCAGAAGCACCTGCTGAAGAGACCAACAAGAAAGATGAGCAGGTTTCTGAAACAGAATCTGTTGTTGCTGTTACTACTGCAGATGATGACGTATCaacaacaccaccaccaccaccaactgAAGCTGAAGCTGAAGCTGAACAACCAAAAGAAGAAgtagaaaagaaagaaacagaGGTTGCTGCTTCTTCTGTAGATGAAGATGGAGCGAAAACAGTTGAAGCAATTGAAGAATCTGTTGTAGCTGTAGCTTCATCAGTTCCAGAGGAACCAAAGGTGGTGGAAGCTTCTTCACcggaacaacaacaaccagaagaGGTTTCAATATGGGGGATACCACTCCTCGCAGACGATAGAACCGACGTGATTCTGTTGAAGTTTCTCCGAGCCAGAGACTTCAAAGTGAAAGAAGCATTCACAATGATCAAGAACACTATCCGTTGGAGAAAAGAGTTCAAAATCGAAGAGTTGTTATTAGATGAAAACTTAGGTGATGAATATTTAGAGAAAACTGTTTACATGCATGGCTATGATAAAGAAGGACACCCTGTTTGTTATAATATTTATGGAGAGTTTGATAACAAGGAGGTTTATAAGAAAACATTTTCagatgaagagaagagagaaagattcTTGAAATGGAGAATTCTGGTCTTGGAGAAGAGTATAAGGAAATTGGATTTTACCCCTGGTGGTATATGCACCATTGTTCAGGTTAATGATCTTAAGAATTCTCCTGGACCTACCAAATGGGAGCTTAGACAAGCTACCAAACAAGCCCTTCAATTGCTTCAAGATAATTATCCTGAATTTGTAGCCAAACAG GTGTTTATCAATGTGCCATGGTGGTACTTAGCTGTGAACAGAATGATAAGTCCTTTTCTTACACAAAGAACAAAAAGCAAGTTTGTTTTTGCTGGGCCTTCCAAATCAGCTGAAACTCTTCTAAg TTACATAGCTCCGGAGCAACTTTCAGTCAAATATGGTGGACTAAGCAAAGATGGTGAATTTGGAATTACTGATGCTGTTACAGAAATTACAGTGAGGCCTGCGGCAAAACACATCGTGGAATTTCCAGTTACTGAG AACTGTTTACTCTCTTGGGAGCTAAGAGTAATTGGGTGGGACATAAGCTATGGTGCAGAGTTTGTACCAAGTTCAGAAGGAAGCTACACTGTGATAATCCAGAAGACTAGAAAAATTGCTTCATCAGAAGAACCAGTGCTTTGTaacaactacaaaattggtGAACCTGGGAAAGTTGTTCTCACCATTGACAATTCAAGCTCTAAGAAGAAGAAGCTCTTGTACCGCTTGAAGACCAAGCCTTCAACTTCTGATTAA
- the LOC25489886 gene encoding defensin-like protein 1: MLLSDKSCTLKTIYKKITSISLIVEKKTASREVAMHAEARMCESQSHGFKGACVGDHNCALVCRNEGFSGGRCQGLRHRCFCTRLC, encoded by the exons ATGCTTTTATCTGACAAGTCATGCACGCTTAAAACCATCTATAAAAAGATAACCTCAATTTCACTGATTGTAGAGAAGAAAACAGCTTCAAGAG AAGTGGCGATGCATGCAGAAGCAAGAATGTGTGAGTCACAGAGCCATGGATTCAAAGGTGCATGTGTAGGTGACCACAACTGTGCACTTGTTTGCAGAAACGAAGGGTTCTCCGGTGGCAGATGCCAGGGCTTGCGCCATCGTTGCTTTTGCACCAGGCTTTGTTGA
- the LOC25489889 gene encoding defensin-like protein 1 has protein sequence MNKTRFGFFFILLILLASQMMVQTEGRHCESKSHRFKGMCMSDHNCASVCHVEGFPGGNCRGFRRRCFCKKRC, from the exons ATGAACAAGACACGCTTTggatttttcttcattttgcttATTCTCCTTGCTTCTC AGATGATGGTGCAAACTGAAGGAAGACACTGTGAGTCAAAGAGCCATCGATTCAAAGGAATGTGTATGAGTGATCATAACTGTGCTTCAGTTTGTCATGTTGAAGGTTTTCCAGGTGGTAATTGCAGGGGATTCCGTAGACGTTGCTTCTGCAAAAAGCGTTGTTAA
- the LOC25489890 gene encoding myb-related protein 308: MGRSPCCEKEHTNKGAWTKEEDERLINYIKLHGEGCWRSLPKAAGLLRCGKSCRLRWINYLRPDLKRGNFTEQEDDLIINLHSLLGNKWSLIAARLPGRTDNEIKNYWNTHIKRKLYSRGVDPQTHRSLNDSTTSTTIIPPANAAVSISQIPTSNIKNMIIDDISIISRNKNNFQLVSGYANTKINGTKLVCEDSNSNNSSGVSSEEAGHHQLNLDLSIGLPSSHPQINDEKLKLQQQQGDDEQQETKVITSHGVCLCRNLGFQSTQVCCCNKALGNTVATNVTDNNIYRFYRPMNI, from the exons ATGGGCAGATCTCCTTGTTGTGAGAAAGAGCACACAAACAAAGGTGCTTGgacaaaagaagaagatgaacgtCTCATTAACTACATCAAGCTTCATGGGGAAGGTTGTTGGAGGTCTCTTCCAAAAGCTGCTG GCTTGCTAAGATGTGGCAAGAGTTGCAGATTGAGATGGATAAATTACCTAAGACCTGATCTCAAGAGAGGAAACTTCACTGAACAAGAAGATGATCTTATCATTAACCTCCACAGCCTACTTGGAAACAA ATGGTCCTTAATAGCTGCTAGATTACCAGGAAGAACAGATAATGAGATCAAGAATTACTGGAACACTCACATCAAGCGAAAACTCTACAGTCGTGGAGTCGACCCTCAAACTCATCGGTCACTTAACGACTCAACGACATCCACCACCATAATTCCACCAGCTAATGCTGCAGTGTCAATATCTCAAATTCCCACAAGCAACATTAAGAACATGATCATCGACGATATTAGCATTATTAGCcgcaacaaaaacaattttcagttAGTGAGTGGCTATGCCAATACAAAGATTAATGGAACCAAGTTGGTCTGTgaagattcaaattcaaataacaGCAGCGGTGTTAGCTCCGAGGAAGCAGgtcatcatcaacttaatttgGACCTTTCCATTGGTCTTCCGTCGTCACATCCTCAAATTAAcgatgaaaaattgaaattacaacaacaacaaggtgATGATGAGCAACAAGAAACAAAGGTTATTACTAGTCATGGTGTGTGTTTGTGTCGCAATCTAGGGTTTCAAAGCACCCAAGTATGTTGCTGCAACAAAGCCTTAGGTAATACTGTTGCTACAAATGTCACCGATAATAACATTTATAGATTTTACAGACCCATgaatatttaa